In Populus alba chromosome 1, ASM523922v2, whole genome shotgun sequence, a single window of DNA contains:
- the LOC118039289 gene encoding glycine cleavage system H protein, mitochondrial, producing MALRLWASSTANALRISVASTAHVSPSYSLSRCFSTVLDGLKYATSHEWVKHEGSVATIGITDHAQDHLGEVVFVDLPEADDSVSQGKSFGAVESVKATSDINSPISGEIVEVNTQLSETPGLINKSPYEEGWMIKVKPSNPSEIESLLGPKEYTKLCEEEDH from the exons ATGGCACTGAGGTTGTGGGCTTCTTCTACAGCCAATGCACTGAGAATCTCAGTCGCCTCCACAGCTCACGTCTCTCCTTCATACTCCCTCTCCAGATGCTTCTCCACTG TACTAGATGGGTTGAAGTATGCAACTTCACATGAATGGGTGAAGCATGAAGGCTCGGTGGCTACCATTGGCATTACCGATCATGCTCAG GACCATTTGGGTGAAGTAGTGTTCGTGGACCTGCCAGAGGCGGATGATTCTGTCAGCCAAGGGAAGAGCTTTGGAGCAGTGGAAAGTGTGAAGGCAACTAGTGATATCAATTCTCCGATCTCCGGTGAGATTGTTGAGGTTAATACACAGCTTAGTGAGACTCCTGGACTG ATAAATAAAAGTCCATATGAAGAGGGATGGATGATCAAGGTGAAGCCAAGCAACCCATCAGAAATAGAATCCTTACTGGGTCCAAAGGAATACACCAAACTCTGCGAGGAAGAAGATCATTAG